In Rhodospirillales bacterium, a single genomic region encodes these proteins:
- a CDS encoding enoyl-CoA hydratase/isomerase family protein produces the protein MTDTVLVARDGAIATVTLNAPEKLNALDLAAWTRLGEAIGELSADEALRCVVIRGAGDKAFAAGADISEFATVRKDSKASKVYGQRVAATMQAVMDCRHPTVALIRGACVGGGLEVAACCDLRICGESSRFGVPIKKLGLVMAYGELSKLVALVGRAVALEILLEGRVFGAAEAMEKGLVTRVVPDAEVETEAYAAATRIAEGAPLVARWHKKFVNRMLDPRPWSEAEKDEGFACYDTEDFKEGVKAFLAKRDPAFKGR, from the coding sequence ATGACCGACACCGTTCTCGTCGCCCGCGACGGCGCCATCGCCACCGTCACCCTGAATGCGCCGGAAAAACTCAACGCCCTCGACCTCGCCGCCTGGACGCGGCTGGGCGAGGCGATCGGCGAATTGTCGGCGGACGAGGCGCTGCGCTGCGTGGTGATCCGGGGCGCGGGCGATAAGGCGTTCGCCGCTGGCGCCGACATTTCCGAATTCGCGACGGTGCGGAAGGATTCCAAGGCGTCCAAGGTCTACGGCCAACGGGTCGCCGCCACCATGCAGGCGGTGATGGATTGCCGTCACCCGACCGTGGCGCTGATCCGGGGTGCCTGCGTCGGCGGCGGGCTCGAGGTCGCGGCCTGCTGCGATCTCCGCATTTGCGGCGAATCCTCGCGCTTCGGGGTGCCGATCAAGAAACTCGGCCTGGTCATGGCCTACGGCGAGTTGTCGAAGCTGGTGGCGCTGGTCGGGCGCGCGGTTGCGCTCGAAATCCTGCTCGAAGGCCGCGTGTTCGGCGCCGCCGAAGCGATGGAAAAGGGTCTCGTTACCCGCGTCGTCCCCGACGCCGAAGTCGAGACGGAAGCCTACGCCGCGGCCACAAGGATCGCCGAAGGGGCGCCGCTGGTCGCGCGCTGGCACAAGAAATTCGTCAACCGGATGCTCGATCCTCGTCCCTGGAGCGAAGCGGAAAAGGACGAAGGCTTCGCCTGCTACGACACCGAGGATTTCAAGGAAGGCGTCAAGGCGTTCCTCGCAAAGCGCGATCCCGCCTTCAAGGGACGCTAA
- a CDS encoding CoA transferase, whose protein sequence is MTARPGNLQGPLAGLRVVEFAHIMAGPVCGLMLADMGADVIKVEKIPDGDDSRRFLPPLQGGEPAAFMMMNRNKRGIALDLKNPGGREAARRLIARADAVIENYRKGTMERLGLGYEACARENPGLVWCELSGFGRTGPYADRGGFDLIAQGMSGLMSITGEGEGRPPMKVGAPLTDITAGILGAMGILAAIHARGQTGKGQRVDTSLFEAGIVHTYWQSAIAFATGVSPGALGTAHPLNAPYQAFHAADGWITVGAANQANWLRLVEALEAPELANDARFADNAKRMANLKALEAALAPHFARRTAAEWLARLEAAGVPAGPVLDIDQMQRDPQTLARDMVVTVDHPKAGAVKTLGLPVKFSATPGKVARAAPTFGQHSREILAECGYAAAEIEKLIASGAVAAD, encoded by the coding sequence ATGACCGCGCGCCCGGGGAATCTCCAAGGTCCGCTCGCCGGCCTGAGGGTCGTCGAATTCGCCCACATCATGGCCGGGCCGGTTTGCGGCCTGATGCTCGCCGACATGGGCGCGGACGTGATCAAGGTCGAAAAGATTCCGGACGGCGACGATTCGCGGCGCTTTCTTCCGCCCCTGCAAGGGGGCGAGCCCGCCGCCTTCATGATGATGAACCGCAACAAGCGGGGCATCGCCCTCGATCTCAAGAACCCGGGCGGGCGCGAGGCGGCGCGGCGCCTGATCGCGCGCGCCGACGCGGTGATCGAAAACTACCGCAAGGGCACCATGGAAAGGCTCGGCCTCGGCTACGAGGCGTGCGCACGGGAAAACCCAGGCCTCGTCTGGTGCGAGCTTTCCGGCTTCGGCCGCACCGGCCCCTACGCCGACCGCGGCGGGTTCGACCTGATCGCGCAGGGGATGAGCGGGCTCATGAGCATCACCGGCGAAGGCGAAGGCCGCCCGCCGATGAAGGTGGGGGCTCCGCTCACCGACATCACCGCCGGCATCCTCGGCGCCATGGGCATCCTCGCCGCCATCCATGCCCGCGGCCAGACCGGCAAGGGCCAGCGCGTGGATACCTCGCTGTTCGAGGCGGGCATCGTCCACACCTATTGGCAATCGGCGATCGCGTTCGCCACCGGCGTTTCGCCCGGCGCGCTCGGCACCGCGCATCCCCTGAACGCGCCCTATCAGGCGTTCCACGCCGCCGACGGCTGGATCACCGTCGGCGCCGCCAACCAGGCCAACTGGCTGCGCCTGGTCGAGGCGTTGGAAGCGCCCGAACTTGCGAATGACGCCCGTTTCGCCGACAACGCCAAGCGGATGGCGAACCTGAAGGCGCTCGAAGCGGCGCTCGCCCCCCATTTCGCGCGGCGGACGGCGGCGGAATGGCTCGCGCGGCTCGAGGCCGCGGGCGTCCCCGCCGGGCCGGTGCTGGACATCGACCAAATGCAGCGCGATCCGCAGACGCTCGCGCGCGACATGGTGGTGACGGTCGATCACCCCAAGGCGGGCGCGGTGAAAACCTTGGGCCTGCCGGTGAAATTCTCGGCGACGCCCGGCAAGGTCGCGCGAGCGGCGCCGACCTTCGGCCAGCACAGCCGCGAAATCCTCGCCGAATGCGGCTATGCCGCGGCCGAGATCGAGAAACTGATCGCTTCCGGCGCGGTGGCGGCGGACTGA
- a CDS encoding HigA family addiction module antidote protein, translated as MPIARNSTVDYRDLADASRRRTGPVHPGRILKEDWLDPMGITAYRLAKDIKVPLTRVAAILAGKRAVSADTALRLARYFGTDAQSWVNLQAHYDLEVARRKTESRVRTEVRARAA; from the coding sequence ATGCCCATTGCGCGCAATTCCACCGTCGATTATCGCGATCTGGCCGATGCGTCGCGACGCCGGACGGGACCGGTTCATCCCGGACGCATCCTCAAGGAGGACTGGCTGGACCCGATGGGCATCACCGCGTATCGCCTGGCGAAGGACATCAAGGTACCGCTCACCCGCGTCGCCGCCATTCTCGCGGGCAAGCGCGCCGTCAGCGCCGATACCGCGCTCCGCCTCGCGCGCTATTTCGGCACCGACGCCCAGTCGTGGGTCAACCTTCAGGCGCACTACGATCTGGAGGTCGCGCGGCGCAAGACCGAATCCCGCGTGCGGACCGAGGTCAGGGCACGGGCGGCGTAA
- a CDS encoding TIGR00645 family protein: protein MVERFLEQVIFKSRWLLAPVYVGLTAVLLILVVKFAQELFHIVPSILDVPEEQIVLAALTLVDIALVGNLILMVVFAGYENFVSKIDTKDHVDRPDWMGKVDMSGLKIRLIASIVAISSIQVLKAFLNVHDYSDRHLAWMVGIHVMFVVSGVLLALMDWLAEKASAH, encoded by the coding sequence ATCGTCGAACGGTTCCTCGAACAGGTGATTTTCAAGAGCCGCTGGCTGCTGGCGCCCGTGTACGTCGGGCTGACGGCGGTGCTGCTGATCCTGGTGGTCAAGTTCGCCCAGGAACTGTTCCATATCGTGCCCTCGATCCTCGACGTGCCGGAGGAGCAGATCGTGCTCGCCGCGCTGACGCTGGTCGACATCGCGCTGGTCGGCAACCTGATCCTGATGGTGGTGTTCGCGGGCTACGAGAACTTTGTTTCCAAGATCGACACCAAGGACCATGTCGACCGCCCCGACTGGATGGGCAAGGTGGACATGAGCGGGCTCAAGATCCGCCTGATCGCCTCGATCGTCGCCATCTCCTCGATCCAGGTGTTGAAGGCGTTTCTCAACGTCCACGACTATTCCGACCGGCATCTCGCCTGGATGGTCGGCATCCACGTCATGTTCGTGGTGTCGGGCGTGCTGCTCGCGCTGATGGACTGGCTCGCGGAAAAAGCGTCGGCGCATTGA
- a CDS encoding cytochrome B, whose translation MSDENRRVRVWDPFVRTAHWVLAAAFFAAYAIEDAWMSAHAWLGYLAGAIVIVRALWGLVGPRHARFADFLHPPRVVLGYLADLAAFRARRYLGHSPAGGAMAVALWLGVAASVASGIVAYAYQGKGPLAPYFGPAAQVASAQVSPAQVSASPALVSPAYANDDEGKRAKGKTPKSRAAKAWEEIHEAFATLTLWLVVVHIGGVLWASLVHRENLTRGMIDGFKWIDQGPEAPRASP comes from the coding sequence ATGTCGGATGAAAATCGCCGGGTGAGGGTCTGGGACCCGTTCGTGCGGACGGCCCATTGGGTTCTCGCCGCCGCGTTTTTCGCGGCGTACGCGATCGAGGACGCCTGGATGTCGGCGCACGCGTGGCTCGGCTATCTCGCGGGTGCGATCGTGATCGTGCGCGCCCTGTGGGGCCTGGTCGGCCCGCGTCACGCGCGCTTTGCCGATTTTCTCCATCCGCCGCGCGTCGTGCTCGGCTATCTCGCCGATCTCGCCGCTTTCCGCGCCCGGCGCTATCTCGGCCACAGCCCGGCGGGCGGCGCGATGGCGGTCGCGCTCTGGCTCGGCGTCGCCGCCAGCGTCGCGAGCGGCATCGTCGCCTACGCCTACCAGGGCAAGGGACCGCTCGCGCCCTATTTCGGCCCGGCGGCGCAGGTTGCATCGGCGCAAGTTTCGCCGGCTCAGGTTTCAGCCTCGCCCGCGCTCGTTTCCCCGGCTTACGCCAACGACGACGAAGGCAAGCGCGCAAAAGGCAAAACGCCGAAAAGCCGCGCCGCCAAGGCGTGGGAGGAAATCCACGAAGCGTTTGCGACGCTGACGCTCTGGCTCGTCGTCGTCCATATCGGCGGCGTGCTGTGGGCGAGCCTGGTTCACCGCGAAAACCTTACCCGCGGCATGATCGACGGCTTCAAATGGATCGACCAAGGTCCGGAGGCCCCGCGCGCGAGCCCGTAA
- a CDS encoding DUF992 domain-containing protein translates to MKGNAMKTIVRNLSVAALALLALAVAPGAAPAADPGVRLGMLACEAVPGTRFNLLIMSSVDVKCEFADVNGRERYRGETGIALGADLNLKGMEKITFAVLAATSDYKIGSYALAGKYLGAKASASVGIGGGAAVLLGGGARNFSLQPVALEGNIGLGAAAGLGYLYIEPERK, encoded by the coding sequence ATGAAAGGAAACGCCATGAAAACCATCGTTCGCAACTTATCCGTCGCCGCGCTGGCGCTGCTCGCGCTCGCCGTCGCGCCCGGCGCCGCGCCCGCCGCCGATCCCGGCGTCCGTCTCGGCATGCTGGCGTGCGAGGCGGTGCCGGGCACGCGCTTCAATCTGCTGATCATGTCGTCGGTGGACGTGAAATGCGAGTTCGCCGATGTCAACGGCCGCGAACGCTATCGCGGCGAGACCGGCATCGCGCTCGGCGCCGACCTCAACCTCAAGGGCATGGAGAAAATCACCTTCGCCGTGCTGGCGGCGACGTCCGACTACAAGATCGGCTCCTACGCGCTCGCCGGCAAGTACCTGGGCGCCAAGGCTTCCGCCAGCGTCGGCATCGGCGGCGGGGCGGCGGTGCTGCTCGGCGGCGGCGCCAGGAATTTCTCGCTCCAGCCGGTCGCGCTCGAAGGCAACATCGGCCTCGGCGCGGCGGCCGGGCTCGGCTACCTCTACATCGAGCCGGAGCGGAAGTAA
- a CDS encoding acyloxyacyl hydrolase → MTPLRILAAGLAFAALAWTSSVPAARADDPDFVTVAGGWFDMNRQKEDAGEFRLEYRSDKKFWVFKPFAGAMATTDGASYYYAGILIDVFLGRRIVVTPSFAPGYYARGSGYDLGHAVEFRSQLEVAYRFDDRSRLGVSFGHMSNASIGDKNPGTESLMLNYSVPLSSITGLFGGKN, encoded by the coding sequence ATGACTCCACTCAGAATCCTGGCCGCGGGGCTTGCGTTCGCGGCGCTGGCGTGGACGTCCTCGGTTCCCGCGGCCCGGGCCGACGACCCGGATTTCGTCACCGTCGCCGGCGGCTGGTTCGACATGAACCGCCAAAAGGAGGACGCGGGCGAGTTCCGGCTTGAATACCGCTCCGACAAGAAATTTTGGGTGTTCAAGCCGTTCGCCGGGGCGATGGCCACGACCGACGGCGCGTCTTATTACTACGCCGGCATCCTGATCGACGTGTTTCTCGGCCGGCGGATCGTGGTGACGCCGAGCTTCGCGCCCGGTTATTACGCGCGCGGGTCGGGCTACGACCTCGGCCACGCGGTCGAGTTCCGCTCCCAGCTCGAAGTGGCCTACCGCTTCGACGACCGTTCGCGCCTCGGCGTGTCGTTCGGACACATGTCGAACGCCAGCATCGGCGACAAGAACCCCGGCACCGAATCGCTGATGCTCAATTACTCGGTCCCGCTGTCGTCCATCACCGGCCTGTTCGGCGGCAAGAACTGA
- a CDS encoding DUF1049 domain-containing protein has product MGRLLGWLIGVPFAAAAATFAAANRTPVAADLWPLPWTVEAPLYLFVLLALLVGFLAGAGVAWASSFAAKRRIRAQARAEIDAARKDAAGRALQSLPNP; this is encoded by the coding sequence GTGGGCAGGCTGCTCGGCTGGCTGATCGGCGTTCCGTTCGCCGCCGCCGCCGCGACCTTCGCCGCCGCCAACCGCACCCCGGTCGCCGCCGATCTTTGGCCGCTGCCGTGGACGGTTGAGGCGCCGCTGTACCTGTTCGTTTTGCTCGCCCTGCTCGTCGGGTTCCTCGCCGGCGCGGGCGTCGCCTGGGCGTCCTCGTTCGCGGCCAAGCGTCGCATCCGCGCCCAGGCCCGCGCCGAAATCGACGCGGCCCGCAAGGACGCCGCGGGGCGCGCCCTCCAGAGCCTTCCAAACCCTTGA
- the ihfB gene encoding integration host factor subunit beta: MTKSELIARLAQAHPHLYQRDVERIVSTIFDEVTNALARGDRVELRGFGAFSVKQRGARTGRNPRTGTSVKVSEKFVPYFKTGKQLRDKLNGRG, from the coding sequence ATGACCAAGTCGGAACTGATCGCGCGGCTGGCGCAGGCCCACCCCCATCTCTACCAACGGGACGTGGAGCGGATCGTGTCCACGATCTTCGACGAAGTCACCAACGCGCTCGCGCGCGGGGACCGGGTCGAGTTGCGCGGCTTCGGCGCCTTTTCGGTCAAGCAGCGGGGCGCCCGCACCGGGCGCAACCCCCGGACCGGAACCTCGGTCAAGGTCTCCGAAAAATTCGTTCCCTACTTCAAGACCGGCAAGCAGCTCCGCGACAAGCTGAACGGCCGGGGCTGA
- the sppA gene encoding signal peptide peptidase SppA, whose amino-acid sequence MTLDSDAYVDRRRLKRGLLFWRLAALAAAAVAAVVGLARFDGRYLLTDYVARLEVDGLILHDPRRDEMLADIAGDDRVKALIVRIDSPGGTFVGSEALHRALRRVAEAKPVVAVMDGVATSGGYMAAIAADHIVAARGTITGSIGVIFQTADVTGLLDKIGIKPETFKSGPLKAQPNPFEPVSPAAREATEGFVRELHGMFVDMVAERRGLDRPQVAAIADGRIFSGRHAVDLKLVDSIGDETEARDWLSESRSVARTLPVRKVALKRERELWREMFDETVGKALFSERLRLDGAIAVWHPSLR is encoded by the coding sequence ATGACGCTCGACAGCGACGCCTACGTCGACCGCCGCCGCCTCAAGCGCGGGCTCCTGTTCTGGCGGCTGGCGGCGTTGGCCGCCGCGGCGGTGGCGGCGGTGGTCGGGCTGGCGCGCTTCGACGGCCGTTACCTCCTTACCGACTACGTCGCGCGGCTGGAGGTCGACGGCCTGATCCTGCACGACCCGCGCCGCGACGAGATGCTGGCCGACATCGCCGGCGACGACCGGGTCAAGGCCCTGATCGTCCGCATCGACAGCCCCGGCGGCACGTTCGTCGGCAGCGAGGCGCTCCATCGCGCGCTCCGGCGCGTGGCGGAAGCCAAACCGGTGGTCGCGGTCATGGACGGCGTCGCGACCTCGGGCGGCTACATGGCGGCGATCGCGGCCGATCACATCGTCGCCGCGCGCGGCACCATCACCGGTTCGATCGGGGTCATCTTCCAAACCGCCGACGTCACCGGCCTGCTCGACAAGATCGGAATCAAGCCCGAAACCTTCAAGAGCGGGCCGCTCAAGGCCCAACCCAATCCGTTCGAGCCGGTCAGTCCCGCCGCGCGCGAGGCGACCGAGGGTTTCGTGCGCGAACTGCACGGCATGTTCGTCGACATGGTCGCCGAACGCCGCGGCCTGGACCGGCCCCAAGTGGCGGCGATCGCCGACGGGCGCATCTTCTCCGGCCGGCACGCCGTGGACCTGAAGCTGGTCGATTCTATCGGCGACGAGACCGAGGCCCGCGACTGGCTGTCCGAAAGCCGGTCGGTCGCCAGGACCCTCCCGGTCCGCAAGGTCGCCCTCAAGCGCGAGCGGGAGCTTTGGCGCGAGATGTTCGACGAGACGGTCGGAAAAGCTTTGTTTTCTGAAAGACTTAGGCTTGACGGGGCGATTGCCGTTTGGCACCCTTCCCTGCGGTAA
- a CDS encoding 30S ribosomal protein S1 has protein sequence MARTTNPKKGFVPVPRPRSAATAVPAASTQEFAALLEESLAQRPTFAGQVHKGTVVRLENDFAVIDVGLKSEGRVPLKEFAAAGQAPEIKPGDTVDVFIERYEDKEGLVRLSREKARREEAWDDLEKAFQKGQRVNGTIFGRVKGGFIVDLAGAVAFLPGSQVDIRPVRDITPLMGVPQPFQILKMDAGRNNIVVSRRAVLEETRTEARSELISQLREGQVMDGVVKNITDYGAFVDLGGVDGLLHVTDIAWKRINHPSEALHVGQNVKVQVIRFNSETQRISLGMKQLEADPWQGVALKYPKNTRFKGRVTNITDYGAFVELEPGVEGLVHVSEMSWTKKNVHPGKIVSTSQEVEVMVLDVDPDKRRISLGLKQCQANPWDTFREKYPVGSIIEGEVKNITEFGLFIGLTSDIDGMCHLSDISWTTPGEKAIAEYQKGQMVKAKILDVDPVKERVSLGIKQVEEGGRAETAAKFNKGDVVTCTVTAVTDGGVEVTVTGGQHGFIRKAELSRDRAEQRPARFAPGEKVDAKVTQVDAKSHRLTLSIKALEVEEEKKAMAEYGSSDSGASLGDILGAAIQKAKAAKSASEGEAAVEAKPKKAKKAKKSDDTDA, from the coding sequence ATGGCCCGAACAACGAACCCGAAGAAAGGATTTGTCCCAGTGCCTCGTCCCCGTTCCGCCGCCACCGCTGTTCCCGCCGCCTCGACCCAGGAATTCGCCGCGCTGCTCGAGGAATCCCTCGCCCAGCGTCCCACCTTCGCCGGCCAGGTGCACAAGGGCACCGTGGTCCGCCTCGAAAACGACTTCGCCGTGATCGACGTCGGCCTCAAGTCCGAAGGCCGCGTGCCCCTCAAGGAATTCGCCGCCGCCGGCCAGGCGCCGGAGATCAAGCCCGGCGACACGGTCGACGTGTTCATCGAACGCTACGAGGACAAGGAAGGCCTGGTCCGGCTCAGCCGCGAGAAGGCCCGGCGCGAGGAAGCGTGGGACGATCTCGAAAAGGCGTTCCAGAAGGGCCAGCGCGTCAACGGCACCATCTTCGGCCGCGTCAAGGGCGGCTTCATCGTCGATCTCGCCGGTGCGGTCGCGTTCCTGCCCGGAAGCCAGGTCGACATCCGCCCGGTGCGCGACATCACGCCGCTGATGGGCGTGCCGCAGCCGTTCCAGATCCTGAAGATGGACGCCGGCCGCAACAACATCGTCGTTTCGCGCCGCGCGGTGCTTGAGGAAACCCGGACCGAAGCGCGCTCGGAGCTGATCTCGCAATTGCGCGAGGGCCAAGTCATGGACGGCGTAGTCAAGAACATCACCGACTACGGCGCGTTCGTCGATCTCGGCGGCGTCGACGGGCTGCTGCACGTCACCGACATCGCCTGGAAACGCATCAACCATCCGTCCGAGGCGCTGCACGTCGGCCAGAACGTCAAGGTCCAGGTCATCCGCTTCAACTCCGAGACGCAGCGCATCTCTCTCGGCATGAAGCAGCTCGAAGCCGACCCGTGGCAGGGCGTCGCCCTCAAGTACCCGAAGAACACCAGGTTCAAGGGCCGCGTCACCAACATCACCGACTACGGCGCGTTCGTCGAACTGGAGCCGGGCGTCGAGGGCCTGGTCCACGTTTCCGAAATGAGCTGGACCAAGAAGAACGTCCATCCGGGCAAGATCGTGTCCACCAGCCAGGAAGTCGAGGTGATGGTGCTCGACGTCGATCCCGACAAGCGCCGCATCAGCCTCGGCCTCAAGCAGTGCCAGGCCAATCCCTGGGACACCTTCCGCGAGAAGTACCCGGTCGGCTCGATCATCGAGGGCGAGGTCAAGAACATCACCGAATTCGGCCTGTTCATCGGCCTCACCAGCGATATCGACGGCATGTGCCATTTGAGCGACATTTCCTGGACGACCCCGGGCGAGAAGGCGATCGCCGAATACCAGAAAGGCCAGATGGTCAAGGCCAAGATCCTGGACGTCGATCCGGTCAAGGAGCGCGTCAGCCTGGGCATCAAGCAAGTCGAGGAAGGCGGCCGCGCCGAGACCGCCGCCAAGTTCAACAAGGGCGACGTGGTGACCTGCACCGTCACCGCCGTCACCGACGGCGGCGTCGAGGTCACCGTCACCGGCGGCCAGCACGGTTTCATCCGCAAGGCCGAATTGTCCCGCGACCGCGCCGAGCAGCGCCCGGCCCGCTTCGCGCCGGGCGAGAAGGTCGACGCCAAGGTGACCCAGGTCGACGCCAAATCGCACCGCCTGACGCTCTCGATCAAGGCGCTCGAAGTCGAGGAAGAAAAGAAAGCGATGGCCGAATACGGCTCGTCCGATTCGGGCGCCTCGCTCGGCGACATTCTCGGCGCGGCGATCCAGAAGGCCAAAGCCGCCAAGTCGGCGAGCGAAGGGGAAGCCGCCGTCGAGGCCAAGCCGAAGAAGGCCAAGAAGGCGAAGAAGAGCGACGATACCGACGCCTGA
- a CDS encoding (d)CMP kinase, which produces MIVAIDGPAGSGKGTLAKRLAAHFGFAHLDTGLIYRAVGHAMLRAGLDPEDQAAAERAAKALDPAMFADPALRGDEAANAASKVSAIPAVRAALLEFQRRFAASPPGGAKGAVLDGRDVGTVVCPDAQVKLFLTATPEVRAERRVKELRERGLEAIYARVLQDLNERDARDRARAVAPLIPAKDALVLDTSTLDADAVFDLALRHIAARRPG; this is translated from the coding sequence ATGATCGTCGCCATCGACGGACCGGCCGGGTCGGGCAAGGGCACGCTCGCCAAGCGGCTGGCGGCGCATTTCGGTTTCGCCCACCTGGATACCGGCCTGATCTACCGGGCGGTCGGCCACGCCATGCTGCGCGCGGGGCTCGATCCCGAGGACCAGGCGGCGGCCGAGCGCGCGGCCAAGGCCCTCGACCCGGCCATGTTCGCCGACCCCGCCCTTCGCGGCGACGAGGCGGCCAACGCCGCCTCCAAGGTTTCCGCCATCCCGGCGGTGCGCGCCGCCCTGCTCGAGTTCCAGCGGCGCTTCGCGGCCTCGCCGCCGGGCGGGGCCAAGGGCGCCGTGCTCGACGGCCGCGACGTCGGCACCGTGGTCTGCCCCGACGCCCAAGTGAAATTGTTCCTAACGGCGACCCCCGAAGTGCGGGCCGAACGGCGCGTTAAGGAGTTGCGGGAGAGGGGCCTCGAAGCTATATATGCGCGCGTTTTGCAGGACTTGAACGAGCGCGACGCCCGCGACCGGGCCCGTGCCGTTGCCCCGCTGATCCCGGCCAAGGACGCGTTGGTGCTGGACACCAGTACCCTCGACGCCGACGCCGTGTTCGACTTGGCGCTCCGCCATATCGCCGCGCGCAGACCGGGCTGA
- the aroA gene encoding 3-phosphoshikimate 1-carboxyvinyltransferase has product MTSPSPLLSRPARALTGAVAAPGDKSISHRALMFGALAVGETRIDGLLEGEDVVATARALRALGAGIERLGEGAWRVAGRGVGGLVEPDDVLDLGNSGTSARLLMGILAAHPFTATLTGDGSLRRRPMGRVMEPLRRIGATFVSRDGGRMPLAITGTAEPVPIEYALPVPSAQVKSAVLLAGLAAPGATSVVESEPTRDHSERMLRHFGAEVTVEDLGDGRRRASVVGQPELRAANVRVPGDVSSAAFPLAAAAIVPGSRVTVTGVGVNPLRAGLIDTLRDMGADIALANPREQGGEPVADVTCAHAPLMGVDVPPERAPSMIDEYPILAVAAACARGRTRMNGLKELRVKESDRLAAMARGLAACGVKVEEGDDWLAVEGAGAPPGGRTRIAVNLDHRIAMAFLVLGMASRDGVAIDDARPIETSFPGFVALMNGLGARIEPAP; this is encoded by the coding sequence ATGACCTCTCCTTCGCCCCTTTTATCCCGTCCCGCCCGTGCGCTGACCGGCGCCGTCGCGGCGCCGGGGGACAAATCCATTTCGCACCGGGCCCTGATGTTCGGGGCGCTGGCGGTCGGCGAAACGCGCATCGACGGCCTGCTCGAAGGCGAGGACGTGGTCGCCACCGCGCGCGCGCTGCGCGCCCTCGGCGCCGGGATCGAGCGCCTGGGCGAAGGGGCCTGGCGGGTCGCCGGCCGGGGCGTCGGCGGCTTGGTCGAACCCGACGACGTGCTCGATCTCGGCAATTCCGGCACCTCGGCCCGGCTGCTGATGGGGATCCTGGCGGCGCACCCGTTCACCGCGACGCTGACCGGCGACGGCTCGCTCCGCCGCCGCCCCATGGGCCGGGTGATGGAACCGTTGAGGCGGATCGGCGCGACGTTCGTATCCCGCGACGGCGGGCGCATGCCGCTCGCGATCACCGGCACCGCCGAACCGGTGCCGATCGAATACGCACTGCCGGTGCCGTCGGCGCAGGTGAAGTCGGCGGTCCTGCTCGCCGGCCTGGCCGCGCCGGGCGCGACCAGCGTCGTCGAAAGCGAACCGACCCGCGATCACAGCGAGCGCATGCTCCGCCATTTCGGCGCCGAGGTGACGGTCGAGGATCTCGGCGACGGACGCCGGCGCGCAAGCGTAGTCGGCCAACCGGAACTGCGCGCCGCGAACGTGCGCGTTCCCGGCGACGTTTCTTCGGCCGCGTTCCCGCTGGCCGCGGCGGCGATCGTGCCCGGCTCGCGCGTGACGGTGACGGGCGTCGGCGTCAATCCGCTGCGCGCCGGCTTGATCGACACCTTGCGCGACATGGGCGCCGACATCGCCCTCGCCAACCCGCGCGAGCAAGGCGGCGAGCCGGTCGCCGATGTCACCTGCGCCCATGCCCCCCTCATGGGCGTCGACGTTCCGCCCGAACGCGCGCCCAGCATGATCGACGAATACCCGATCCTCGCCGTCGCCGCGGCCTGCGCGCGCGGCCGGACGCGCATGAACGGACTTAAAGAGCTGCGGGTCAAGGAGAGCGACCGGCTGGCGGCCATGGCCCGCGGCCTCGCCGCCTGCGGCGTGAAGGTCGAGGAAGGAGATGACTGGCTCGCGGTCGAGGGCGCGGGCGCCCCGCCCGGCGGCCGGACCAGGATCGCGGTCAATCTCGATCACCGCATCGCCATGGCCTTCCTGGTGCTCGGCATGGCCAGCCGCGACGGCGTCGCCATCGACGACGCCCGCCCGATCGAAACCAGCTTTCCGGGGTTCGTCGCCCTCATGAACGGGCTCGGCGCGCGCATCGAGCCCGCGCCATGA
- a CDS encoding TIGR02300 family protein, whose protein sequence is MSKPEWGTKRICQGCGARFYDLNRSQIVCTKCGTENSAEPPTKLRRAPARPVEPVKPVPVAVEPEATLIAEGDDASLEVAATAEDEEEDEEVIEDTSDLGEDEDDVAEVKDHIETEGGR, encoded by the coding sequence GTGAGCAAGCCGGAATGGGGCACGAAACGGATTTGTCAGGGGTGCGGCGCGCGCTTCTACGATCTCAACCGCTCGCAGATCGTTTGTACGAAATGCGGCACCGAAAACAGCGCCGAGCCGCCGACCAAACTTCGCCGGGCGCCCGCGCGCCCGGTCGAGCCGGTCAAGCCGGTGCCGGTGGCGGTCGAACCGGAGGCGACCCTGATCGCCGAAGGCGACGACGCTTCTCTCGAAGTGGCCGCGACGGCGGAAGACGAGGAAGAGGACGAAGAGGTCATCGAGGATACCTCGGACCTCGGCGAGGACGAGGACGACGTGGCCGAAGTCAAGGACCACATCGAGACCGAGGGCGGGCGCTGA